Proteins co-encoded in one Neofelis nebulosa isolate mNeoNeb1 chromosome 2, mNeoNeb1.pri, whole genome shotgun sequence genomic window:
- the SFN gene encoding 14-3-3 protein sigma, translating to MERASLIQKAKLAEQAERYEDMAAFMKSAVEKGEELSCEERNLLSVAYKNVVGGQRAAWRVLSSIEQKGNEESSEEKGPEVREYREKVETELRGVCDTVLGLLDTHLIKEAGDAESRVFYLKMKGDYYRYLAEVATGDDKKRIIDSARSAYQEAMDISKKEMPPTNPIRLGLALNFSVFHYEIANSPEEAISLAKTTFDEAMADLHTLSEDSYKDSTLIMQLLRDNLTLWTADNAGEEGGEAPEEPQS from the coding sequence ATGGAGAGAGCCAGTCTGATCCAGAAGGCCAAGTTGGCAGAGCAGGCCGAACGCTACGAGGACATGGCAGCCTTCATGAAGAGCGCCGTGGAAAAGGGTGAGGAGCTATCCTGCGAAGAGCGAAACCTGCTCTCAGTGGCCTACAAGAATGTGGTGGGCGGCCAGAGGGCTGCCTGGAGGGTCCTGTCCAGTATCGAGCAGAAAGGCAACGAGGAGAGCTCGGAAGAGAAGGGCCCGGAGGTGCGAGAGTACCGGGAGAAGGTGGAGACTGAGCTCCGGGGCGTGTGTGACACAGTGCTGGGCCTGCTGGACACCCACCTCATCAAGGAGGCCGGTGACGCCGAGAGTCGGGTCTTCTACCTGAAAATGAAGGGTGACTACTACCGCTACCTGGCTGAGGTGGCCACTGGTGACGACAAGAAGCGCATCATTGACTCGGCCCGGTCCGCCTACCAGGAGGCCATGGACATCAGCAAGAAGGAGATGCCGCCCACCAACCCCATCCGCCTGGGCCTGGCGCTGAACTTTTCAGTCTTCCACTACGAGATCGCCAACAGCCCCGAGGAGGCCATCTCGCTGGCCAAGACCACCTTCGACGAGGCCATGGCTGACCTGCACACCCTCAGCGAGGACTCCTACAAGGACAGCACCCTCATCATGCAGCTGCTGCGAGACAACCTGACGCTGTGGACGGCCGACAAcgccggggaggaggggggcgagGCTCCCGAGGAACCCCAGAGCTGA